A genomic window from Equus caballus isolate H_3958 breed thoroughbred chromosome 5, TB-T2T, whole genome shotgun sequence includes:
- the RBM15 gene encoding RNA-binding protein 15: MRTAGREPLPRRSPRWRRAVPLCEASAGRRVHQLREDDLRRPATMKGKERSPVKPKRSRGGEDSTSRGERSKKLGGSGGSNGSSSGKTDSGGGSRRSLHLDKSSSRGGSREYDTGGGSSSSRLHSYSSPSTKNSSGGGESRSSSRGGGGESRSSGAASSAPGGGDGGEYKTLKISELGSQLSDEAVEDGLFHEFKRFGDVSVKISHLSGSGSGDERVAFVNFRRPEDARAAKHARGRLVLYDRPLKIEAVYVSRRRSRSPLDKDAYPPSASVVGASVGGHRHPPGGGGGGQRSLSPGGAALGYRDYRLQQLALGRLPPPPPPPLPRELERERDYPFYERVRPAYSLEPRVGAGAGAAPFREVDEISPEDDQRANRTLFLGNLDITVTESDLRRAFDRFGVITEVDIKRPSRGQTSTYGFLKFENLDMSHRAKLAMSGKIIIRNPIKIGYGKATPTTRLWVGGLGPWVPLAALAREFDRFGTIRTIDYRKGDSWAYIQYESLDAAHAAWTHMRGFPLGGPDRRLRVDFADTEHRYQQQYLQPLPLTHYELVTDAFGHRAPDPLRGARDRTPPLLYRDRDRDLYADSDWVPPPPPVRERSTRTAATAVPAYEPLDSLDRRRDGWSLDRDRGERDLPSSRDQPRKRRLPEESGGRHLDRSPESDRPRKRHCAPSPDRSPELSSSRDRYNSDNDRSSRLVLERPSPIRDRRGSLEKSQGDKRDRKNSASAERDRKHRTAAPTEGKSPLKKEDRSDGSAASTSTASSKLKSPSQKQDGGTAPAAAASPKLCLAWQGMLLLKNSNFPSNMHLLQGDLQVASSLLVEGSTGGKVAQLKITQRLRLDQPKLDEVTRRIKVAGPNGYAILLAVPGSSDSRSSSSSATSDTATSTQRPLRNLVSYLKQKQAAGVISLPVGGNKDKENTGVLHAFPPCEFSQQFLDSPAKALAKSEEDYLVMIIVRAKLVNSG, translated from the exons ATGAGGACTGCGGGGCGGGAGCCTTTGCCGCGGCGGAGTCCAAGATGGCGGCGTGCGGTTCCGCTGTGTGAAGCGAGCGCGGGGCGGCGGGTTCACCAGCTCCGCGAAGACGACCTCCGGCGACCCGCAACAATGAAGGGGAAAGAGCGCTCCCCAGTCAAGCCCAAACGCTCGCGTGGTGGCGAGGACTCGACTTCCCGCGGGGAGCGGAGCAAGAAGTTAGGGGGCTCTGGTGGCAGCAATGGGAGCAGCAGCGGAAAGACCGACAGCGGCGGCGGGTCGCGGCGCAGCCTTCACCTGGACAAGTCCAGCAGCCGAGGGGGCAGCCGCGAGTATGACACCGGTGGGGGCAGCTCCAGTAGCCGCTTGCACAGTTACAGCTCCCCGAGCACCAAAAATTCCTCGGGCGGGGGCGAGTCGCGCAGCAGCTCCCGGGGTGGAGGCGGGGAGTCACGTTCCTCTGGGGCCGCCTCCTCAGCTCCTggcggcggggacggcggggaatACAAGACGCTGAAGATAAGCGAGTTGGGGTCCCAGCTGAGTGACGAAGCTGTGGAGGACGGACTGTTTCACGAGTTCAAACGCTTCGGTGATGTAAGTGTCAAAATCAGTCATCTCTCGGGTTCTGGCAGCGGGGATGAGCGAGTAGCCTTTGTGAACTTCCGGCGGCCAGAGGACGCGCGGGCGGCCAAGCATGCCAGAGGCCGCCTGGTGCTCTATGACCGGCCCCTGAAGATAGAAGCGGTGTATGTGAGCCGGCGCCGCAGCCGTTCCCCTTTAGACAAAGATGCTTATCCCCCGTCAGCCAGCGTGGTCGGGGCCTCTGTAGGTGGTCACCGGCACCcgcctggaggaggtggtggcGGCCAGAGATCACTTTCCCCTGGTGGCGCAGCCTTGGGATACAGAGACTACCGGTTGCAGCAATTGGCTCTTGGCCgcctgcctcctccacctccgCCACCGTTGCCCCGAGAGCTAGAGAGGGAGCGAGACTACCCGTTCTATGAGAGAGTGCGCCCAGCATACAGTCTTGAGCCAAGGGTGGGAGCTGGAGCAGGTGCTGCTCCTTTCAGAGAAGTGGATGAGATCTCGCCCGAGGATGATCAGCGAGCTAACCGGACGCTTTTCTTGGGCAACCTAGACATCACTGTGACAGAGAGTGATCTGAGAAGGGCTTTTGACCGCTTTGGAGTCATCACAGAAGTAGACATCAAAAGGCCTTCTCGGGGCCAGACCAGTACCTATGGCTTTCTCAAATTTGAGAACCTAGACATGTCTCACCGGGCCAAACTAGCAATGTCTGGCAAAATTATAATTCGGAATCCTATCAAAATTGGTTATGGTAAAGCAACACCCACCACCCGCCTCTGGGTAGGTGGCCTGGGACCTTGGGTGCCTCTTGCTGCCCTGGCTCGAGAGTTTGACAGATTTGGCACAATACGTACCATAGACTACCGCAAAGGTGATAGTTGGGCGTATATCCAGTATGAAAGCCTGGATGCAGCTCATGCTGCCTGGACCCATATGCGGGGCTTCCCCCTCGGTGGCCCAGATCGTCGCCTTAGAGTAGACTTTGCAGACACAGAACATCGTTACCAGCAGCAATATCTGCAGCCCCTGCCGTTAACTCATTATGAATTGGTAACAGATGCTTTTGGACATCGGGCACCTGACCCTTTGAGGGGTGCTCGGGATAGGACGCCACCCTTACTATACAGAGATCGTGATAGAGACCTTTATGCTGACTCTGATTGggtgccacccccacccccagtccgtGAACGCAGCACTCGGACTGCAGCTACTGCTGTACCTGCTTATGAGCCACTGGATAGCCTGGATCGCAGGCGGGATGGCTGGTCCTTGGACCGGGACAGAGGTGAGCGAGATCTGCCCAGCAGCAGAGACCAGCCTCGGAAGCGAAGGCTGCCAGAGGAGAGTGGTGGGCGGCATCTGGATAGGTCCCCTGAGAGCGACCGTCCACGAAAACGTCACTGCGCTCCTTCTCCTGACCGCAGTCCAGAATTGAGCAGTAGCCGGGATCGCTACAACAGTGACAATGATCGATCCTCGCGTCTTGTCTTGGAAAGGCCCTCTCCAATCAGAGACAGACGAGGTAGTTTGGAGAAGAGCCAGGGTGACAAGCGAGACCGTAAAAACTCCGCATCAGCTGAACGGGATAGGAAGCACCGGACAGCTGCTCCCACTGAGGGAAAAAGTCCTTTGAAAAAAGAAGACCGGTCTGATGGGAGTGCAGCCAGCACCAGCACTGCTTCGTCGAAGCTGAAGTCCCCTTCCCAGAAACAGGATGGTGGGACAGCCCCTGCAGCAGCAGCCTCTCCCAAACTCTGTTTGGCCTGGCAGGGCATGCTTCTATTGAAGAACAGCAACTTTCCTTCCAACATGCATCTGTTGCAAGGAGACCTCCAAGTGGCTAGTAGTCTTCTTGTGGAGGGCTCGACTGGAGGCAAAGTGGCTCAGCTCAAGATCACTCAGCGTCTTCGTTTGGACCAGCCCAAGTTGGATGAAGTAACTCGACGCATCAAAGTGGCAGGGCCCAATGGTTATGCCATTCTTCTGGCTGTGCCTGGAAGTTCTGACAGCAGATCCTCCTCTTCCTCCGCCACGTCAGACACTGCCACCTCTACTCAGAGGCCACTTAGGAACCTTGTGTCCTATTTAAAGCAAAAGCAGGCCGCTGGGGTGATCAGCCTCCCTGTGGGGGgcaacaaagacaaagaaaacaccgGGGTCCTTCATGCCTTCCCACCCTGTGAGTTCTCCCAGCAGTTCCTGGATTCCCCTGCCAAGGCACTGGCCAAATCTGAAGAAGATTACCTGGTCATGATCATTGTCCGTG CAAAACTGGTGAACAGCGGATGA